The proteins below come from a single Iocasia fonsfrigidae genomic window:
- the gltB gene encoding glutamate synthase large subunit encodes MKYNGIPEKQGLYDPRFEHDACGMGFITNIKGKKSHRIVHQALEILVNLSHRGATGSEANTGDGAGILIQLPHNFFAKETAKLGFSLPSAGEYGVGMVFLPRKKAYRKEYQAFFNKIIEEEGQQLLGWRDVPVDDSGIGNSARECMPHISQVFIGRNDSLSDDMAFERKLYVIGRRAEKEIKSSDIAEGIYLASISHRTIVYKGMLMPEQVEDFFLDLSDPNIETAIALVHSRFSTNTFPSWERAHPNRYIIHNGEINTMRGNVNWMNARQSMMESELFGNDLAKIFPVINPAGSDSAMFDNSLEFLRLTGRSLPHAVMMMIPEPWENNDSIDEEKKSFYEYHSCLMEPWDGPAAMAFTDGIQVGAVLDRNGLRPSRYYVTSDDLVVLASEVGVVDLPEEKIISKQRLEPGKMLLIDTSKGKIINDQELKKEIAGEYPYDKWLDENLLHIDALPVGEVKENCLGHETLVQKQRAFDYTYEEIRKILIPMAENGVDPVGAMGNDSSLAVLSDKPQLLYNYFKQLFAQVTNPPIDSIREAIITATRTNLGSEGNLLNPGPESCRQITLPGPVLDNGQLARLLNLKIDGFKTEKLSILFKIEDNGRGLEEAMEKLFAEADRLIDEGVNILVLSDKEIDRDKAPIPALLAVAGLHHHLIRTGRRTSVSLVLESGEPREVHHFCLLLGYGLQAVNPYLVFESLDDLIKQGLLETKSYDKAVKKYIKAATKGIVKVMAKMGISTVQSYRGAQIFEALGLNDSVIDKYFTGTPSRIGGIGLAEIARETIIRHQNGFNKKGPESKTLESGSTFTWRKDGEKHLYNPETIYLLQRACREGNYDLFKEYTSLINNQAEEMSTLRGLLGFNYDEVESIPLEEVESVESICKRFKTGAMSYGSISKEAHETLAIAMNRIGGKSNTGEGGEDPERFTPDPNGDSRCSAIKQVASGRFGVTSHYLTNAREIQIKMAQGAKPGEGGQLPGKKVYPWIAKVRGTTPGVGLISPPPHHDIYSIEDLAELIHDLKNANRDARINVKLVSEVGVGTIAAGVAKGKADVILISGYDGGTGASPRTSIKHAGLPWELGLAETHQTLVLNKLRSRVKLETDGKLMSGKDLAVAALLGAEEYGFATAPLVVMGCVMMRVCNLDTCPVGVATQNPELRKRFAGEVEHLVNFMHFIAREMREEMARLGFRTVDEMIGRVDKLKRDKAFKHWKAKGLDYSKILYQPEESAQAATFCQIKQDHGIEESMDMKELLQLAKPALDKGEKVEFNLKIKNIDRVVGTVLGNELTKKYGAAGLPADTIKLNFAGSAGQSFGAYIPQGITLTLQGDSNDYIGKGLSGGKIIVKVPEDADFSSEDNIVVGNVAFFGATSGEAYIQGVAGERFCVRNSGVHAVVEGVGDHGCEYMTGGRVVILGKTGRNFAAGMSGGVAYVFDRKGNLADRTNQAMVELEPLQEENDINFVKEMIKKHLNYTGSSYARKILDNWSDNAAKFVRVMPRDYKRMIEAINSFEEEGLKKDEALMAAFEQNNSDAARVSGN; translated from the coding sequence ATGAAGTATAATGGAATACCAGAAAAACAGGGGCTTTATGACCCGCGTTTTGAACATGATGCCTGTGGGATGGGGTTTATTACCAACATAAAAGGTAAGAAATCACACAGGATTGTTCATCAGGCATTAGAAATATTGGTGAACCTATCACATAGAGGGGCAACCGGTAGTGAAGCAAATACAGGTGATGGTGCTGGTATTTTAATACAGTTGCCACATAATTTTTTTGCCAAGGAGACTGCTAAACTCGGTTTTTCCCTGCCGTCTGCTGGGGAATATGGTGTGGGGATGGTTTTTTTACCCCGGAAGAAGGCTTATCGGAAAGAGTATCAAGCATTTTTTAATAAAATAATTGAAGAAGAGGGCCAGCAATTATTAGGTTGGCGTGATGTACCAGTAGATGACAGTGGGATTGGTAATTCTGCCCGTGAATGTATGCCCCATATCTCTCAGGTCTTTATAGGGCGTAATGACAGCTTATCAGATGATATGGCTTTTGAGAGAAAGCTTTATGTGATCGGGAGGCGGGCTGAAAAAGAGATTAAGAGTTCTGATATAGCAGAAGGAATATATCTGGCTAGTATTTCTCACAGGACAATTGTCTATAAAGGGATGTTAATGCCAGAACAGGTGGAAGATTTTTTTCTGGATCTAAGTGATCCCAATATAGAAACAGCAATTGCCCTGGTACACTCTAGATTTAGTACCAATACCTTTCCCAGTTGGGAAAGGGCTCATCCCAATCGTTATATAATCCATAATGGTGAGATAAATACAATGCGTGGTAATGTTAACTGGATGAATGCCCGTCAGTCTATGATGGAGAGTGAACTCTTTGGGAATGACCTTGCAAAAATATTTCCAGTAATTAATCCGGCTGGAAGTGATTCAGCAATGTTTGATAATAGTCTGGAGTTTCTAAGACTGACTGGCCGTTCCCTACCACATGCTGTCATGATGATGATTCCAGAACCATGGGAGAATAATGATAGTATAGATGAAGAAAAAAAGTCATTTTATGAATACCATAGTTGTTTGATGGAACCATGGGATGGACCGGCTGCTATGGCCTTTACTGACGGTATACAGGTTGGGGCAGTACTGGATAGGAACGGTTTGAGGCCTTCCCGGTATTATGTTACCAGTGATGACCTGGTTGTGCTTGCCTCTGAGGTAGGGGTAGTTGATTTACCAGAAGAAAAAATCATAAGCAAACAGCGTTTAGAACCAGGGAAAATGCTGTTGATTGATACCAGTAAGGGTAAAATTATCAATGATCAAGAACTAAAAAAAGAGATTGCTGGGGAATATCCCTATGATAAATGGCTTGATGAAAACCTGCTGCATATAGATGCGCTGCCAGTTGGGGAGGTAAAGGAAAACTGTCTGGGACATGAGACATTAGTCCAAAAACAGAGGGCTTTTGACTATACCTATGAAGAAATACGAAAAATACTAATACCTATGGCTGAAAATGGGGTTGATCCTGTTGGGGCTATGGGGAATGATAGTTCTTTAGCGGTTTTATCTGATAAACCCCAGTTACTATATAATTATTTTAAGCAGTTATTTGCTCAGGTTACTAATCCCCCTATTGATTCAATTCGGGAGGCAATTATTACTGCCACCAGAACCAATCTAGGGTCAGAAGGGAATTTACTAAACCCTGGTCCAGAGAGCTGCCGACAAATAACATTACCTGGACCAGTTCTTGATAATGGTCAATTAGCTAGATTGTTAAATTTAAAAATAGATGGTTTCAAAACAGAGAAGCTTTCAATTCTATTTAAGATAGAAGATAATGGTAGAGGGTTAGAAGAAGCGATGGAAAAGTTATTTGCTGAGGCAGATAGATTAATAGATGAGGGGGTAAATATACTGGTTCTCTCTGATAAGGAGATAGATAGGGATAAGGCCCCTATTCCAGCTTTGCTGGCTGTAGCCGGGCTGCATCACCATTTAATCAGAACAGGCAGGCGTACTTCTGTTAGTTTAGTTCTGGAGTCAGGGGAACCACGGGAAGTACATCATTTTTGTCTCCTCTTAGGTTATGGTTTGCAGGCCGTTAATCCCTATTTAGTTTTTGAATCACTTGATGATTTAATAAAACAGGGTTTGTTAGAGACAAAGAGTTATGACAAGGCTGTTAAAAAATATATCAAGGCTGCTACCAAGGGAATTGTAAAGGTAATGGCCAAAATGGGTATCTCTACAGTACAGAGTTACCGGGGGGCACAGATATTTGAAGCCCTGGGTCTAAATGATTCAGTTATTGATAAATACTTCACCGGGACTCCTTCACGTATTGGCGGTATCGGTCTTGCTGAAATAGCTAGAGAAACTATTATCAGACATCAGAATGGTTTTAATAAAAAAGGTCCGGAGAGTAAAACCCTGGAATCTGGCAGTACATTTACCTGGAGAAAAGATGGTGAAAAACACCTATATAACCCAGAGACAATATATCTTTTGCAGAGGGCCTGTCGTGAGGGCAACTATGACTTATTTAAGGAATATACATCTTTAATAAATAATCAGGCTGAAGAGATGTCTACTTTGCGAGGTTTATTAGGTTTTAATTATGATGAGGTCGAATCAATTCCACTGGAAGAGGTAGAATCAGTAGAGTCGATCTGTAAAAGATTTAAGACAGGGGCCATGTCTTATGGTTCGATTAGTAAAGAGGCTCATGAGACACTGGCTATTGCTATGAACCGTATTGGTGGGAAGAGTAATACTGGTGAGGGTGGTGAAGACCCTGAACGGTTTACGCCAGACCCTAATGGTGATTCCAGGTGTAGTGCCATTAAACAGGTTGCTTCCGGTAGGTTTGGAGTTACTTCCCATTATCTCACAAATGCCAGAGAAATCCAGATAAAAATGGCCCAGGGGGCCAAACCAGGTGAAGGCGGACAACTACCTGGTAAAAAGGTATACCCCTGGATTGCTAAAGTCAGGGGAACAACACCTGGTGTTGGCTTAATCTCACCACCACCCCATCATGATATTTATTCAATAGAAGACTTAGCAGAGTTAATCCATGACCTGAAAAATGCCAACCGGGATGCCAGGATAAATGTTAAGCTTGTTTCTGAAGTAGGGGTGGGCACTATTGCCGCTGGTGTTGCCAAGGGTAAGGCAGATGTTATTCTTATCAGTGGTTATGATGGTGGTACAGGTGCTTCACCGAGAACGAGTATTAAACATGCTGGACTCCCCTGGGAATTAGGTCTTGCTGAAACACATCAGACCCTGGTGTTAAATAAGCTGCGCAGCAGGGTTAAACTTGAGACAGATGGTAAACTGATGTCTGGTAAAGACCTGGCTGTGGCTGCATTACTGGGGGCAGAGGAATATGGTTTCGCTACTGCACCTTTGGTGGTAATGGGTTGTGTTATGATGAGGGTCTGCAACCTTGACACCTGCCCAGTAGGGGTAGCTACCCAGAATCCTGAACTAAGGAAGAGGTTTGCTGGCGAAGTAGAGCATCTTGTTAATTTTATGCATTTTATTGCCCGGGAAATGCGTGAAGAAATGGCCAGACTTGGTTTCCGGACAGTAGATGAAATGATCGGCCGTGTTGATAAACTTAAACGGGATAAGGCTTTTAAACACTGGAAGGCCAAGGGTTTAGACTACTCAAAGATACTCTATCAACCTGAAGAAAGTGCTCAGGCCGCTACTTTCTGTCAGATCAAACAGGACCATGGTATAGAGGAATCCATGGATATGAAAGAATTGCTTCAGCTAGCTAAACCAGCCTTAGATAAGGGTGAAAAAGTAGAATTTAACTTAAAAATCAAGAATATAGACCGGGTAGTTGGTACAGTTCTTGGTAATGAATTAACCAAAAAATATGGTGCAGCAGGTCTACCGGCCGATACCATCAAATTAAATTTTGCAGGTTCTGCCGGTCAGAGTTTTGGGGCATATATACCACAGGGTATTACCCTGACTTTACAGGGTGATTCTAATGACTATATCGGTAAGGGTTTATCAGGTGGCAAAATAATTGTTAAGGTTCCTGAGGATGCTGATTTTAGTTCTGAAGATAATATAGTAGTAGGTAATGTAGCCTTTTTTGGGGCAACTTCAGGGGAGGCCTATATCCAGGGTGTTGCTGGAGAAAGGTTTTGTGTAAGAAATAGTGGTGTTCATGCTGTAGTTGAAGGTGTCGGTGACCATGGATGTGAGTACATGACAGGAGGTCGTGTTGTTATATTAGGGAAAACTGGGCGAAACTTTGCAGCCGGAATGTCTGGTGGTGTAGCATATGTTTTTGACCGGAAAGGTAATTTAGCCGACCGGACAAATCAGGCCATGGTTGAACTGGAACCTTTACAGGAAGAGAATGATATTAACTTTGTTAAAGAAATGATTAAAAAACATCTTAATTACACCGGGAGCAGCTATGCCAGAAAGATTCTTGATAACTGGTCTGACAATGCAGCTAAATTTGTCAGGGTTATGCCTCGGGATTACAAACGGATGATTGAGGCGATAAATAGTTTTGAAGAAGAGGGGCTAAAAAAAGATGAAGCACTGATGGCTGCTTTTGAGCAAAATAATAGTGATGCAGCAAGGGTTAGTGGTAATTAA
- a CDS encoding glutamate synthase subunit beta, whose translation MGKATGFMEYTREIPAELSPAERVKNWQEFKLPFAEELSRKQGARCMECGIPFCHTGIELNGMTAGCPLNNLIPEWNDLIYRGMWQEALNRLLKTNNFPEFTGRVCPAPCEGSCTLGMNQPAVTIKTNEYQIIEKAFQEGWIKAEPPTERSGKKVAVVGSGPAGLACADQLNKAGHLVTVYERADRIGGLLMYGIPNMKLDKEKVVQRRVNMMIEEGVEFITNIEVGRDIFADKLQQDYDALVLCGGSTKARDLKVPGRDLPGVYFALEFLSANTSSLLDSQHKDGNYISAEGKDVIVIGGGDTGTDCVATSIRQGCNSVVQFEIMPQPPRERQADNPWPEWPKTLKLDYGQKEALELHGRDPREYLIMTKRFLADQKGKLTGVETVKIKWEKDKDGRFNPVEIPGTKKTWPVQLVLLAMGFSGPEETLLEELGLEQDERSNVKAGYGDFATNVTGVFAAGDMRRGQSLVVWAIKEGREAAEEVDKYLNA comes from the coding sequence ATGGGAAAAGCGACTGGTTTTATGGAATATACCCGTGAGATTCCTGCGGAATTGTCGCCTGCTGAAAGGGTAAAGAACTGGCAGGAGTTTAAACTTCCTTTTGCTGAGGAACTCTCCCGGAAACAGGGTGCCCGTTGTATGGAATGTGGAATTCCTTTTTGCCATACAGGCATTGAACTAAACGGTATGACTGCAGGTTGTCCGCTTAATAATCTGATCCCTGAATGGAATGACCTGATATATAGGGGGATGTGGCAGGAGGCCTTAAATAGGCTGTTGAAAACCAATAACTTCCCTGAGTTTACAGGACGGGTCTGTCCGGCACCCTGTGAGGGTTCATGTACTTTAGGGATGAATCAACCAGCAGTTACGATTAAAACAAACGAATATCAGATTATAGAAAAGGCCTTTCAAGAGGGATGGATTAAGGCAGAACCCCCGACAGAGCGTAGTGGGAAAAAAGTGGCTGTTGTTGGTTCAGGTCCTGCCGGGCTGGCCTGTGCTGATCAACTTAACAAAGCAGGTCATCTGGTTACTGTCTATGAGAGGGCTGATAGAATTGGTGGTTTGTTGATGTATGGTATTCCTAATATGAAGTTAGATAAAGAAAAGGTAGTTCAGCGGCGGGTAAATATGATGATCGAAGAGGGAGTAGAATTTATTACTAATATTGAGGTAGGACGGGATATTTTCGCTGATAAATTACAGCAGGATTATGATGCACTTGTCCTATGTGGTGGGTCTACTAAAGCGCGTGACCTGAAAGTGCCTGGCAGGGATCTTCCTGGTGTGTATTTTGCCCTAGAGTTTTTGTCAGCTAATACCAGTAGTCTACTTGATTCACAGCATAAAGATGGTAATTATATCTCTGCTGAGGGTAAAGATGTTATCGTAATAGGTGGTGGTGATACAGGAACTGATTGTGTTGCAACTTCAATACGGCAGGGATGTAATAGTGTGGTTCAGTTTGAAATCATGCCTCAGCCCCCCAGGGAAAGGCAGGCAGATAATCCCTGGCCTGAATGGCCTAAAACATTAAAACTAGATTATGGTCAGAAAGAAGCCCTTGAGCTTCACGGCAGGGACCCCCGTGAATACCTGATCATGACTAAGAGATTTCTTGCTGACCAAAAAGGTAAATTAACTGGGGTTGAGACAGTTAAGATTAAATGGGAGAAAGACAAAGATGGAAGGTTTAACCCTGTAGAAATTCCTGGGACAAAGAAAACCTGGCCGGTTCAATTAGTCTTACTGGCAATGGGTTTTTCTGGTCCTGAAGAAACACTGCTTGAAGAACTAGGTCTGGAACAGGATGAAAGGTCAAATGTTAAAGCAGGATATGGTGATTTTGCAACTAATGTTACAGGGGTATTTGCAGCTGGAGATATGCGTCGGGGACAGAGCCTGGTTGTCTGGGCTATCAAGGAAGGCCGTGAAGCAGCTGAAGAGGTGGATAAGTATTTAAATGCTTAG
- a CDS encoding sugar-binding transcriptional regulator — protein sequence MLEKELELMTKVSLLYYKQEFSQREIAKKLDISRPKVSRLLNKAKEEGIVKIEIVSPVKDTSNLESEIELRYNLKEVLFIDKTDNQPDELIKIKIANKCSEYLERITEGKEYLGLAAGTTLYKFAEEGNFSNRKDYRYIPLIGSLSDIGESYNSNEICSILSKRVGGTNYLLSAPALVKSQEIANSFRDETRIKRIFNLYKKIDVAILGIGVASKNHPLYKGHLTPREEKELEAHPLCGSLGIITYDQNGEIIETAFLKRSLGIDFKELLNIPIRIGLAFGVKKREAIFAAIKGEFVNVLITDLNTGQWLNKI from the coding sequence GTGCTTGAAAAGGAACTGGAGTTAATGACCAAAGTAAGTTTACTCTATTATAAACAGGAATTTAGTCAACGGGAAATAGCCAAAAAATTGGATATTTCTAGACCTAAGGTTAGTAGACTGCTGAATAAAGCTAAAGAAGAGGGGATAGTAAAAATTGAAATAGTTAGTCCGGTAAAAGATACCTCAAATTTGGAAAGTGAAATTGAATTAAGATACAATCTAAAAGAGGTACTATTTATAGATAAAACAGATAATCAGCCAGATGAGCTAATTAAGATTAAAATAGCTAATAAGTGTAGTGAATATTTAGAAAGAATTACAGAGGGAAAGGAATATCTTGGCTTAGCTGCTGGTACTACATTATATAAGTTTGCTGAAGAGGGTAATTTCAGTAATCGAAAGGATTATAGATATATTCCCTTAATTGGCTCACTTTCAGATATAGGGGAAAGCTATAATAGTAATGAAATCTGCAGTATTTTAAGTAAACGGGTGGGGGGGACTAACTATTTATTGAGTGCTCCTGCTCTTGTGAAAAGCCAGGAAATAGCAAATTCTTTCAGGGATGAAACAAGAATTAAAAGGATATTTAACCTCTACAAGAAGATAGATGTTGCGATTCTGGGTATTGGTGTTGCAAGTAAAAACCATCCTTTGTATAAAGGTCATTTAACACCCAGGGAAGAAAAAGAATTAGAAGCTCATCCATTATGTGGTAGTTTGGGTATAATTACTTATGATCAAAATGGAGAGATAATAGAGACAGCATTTTTAAAAAGATCTCTTGGTATCGATTTCAAAGAATTATTGAATATTCCTATAAGAATAGGACTGGCTTTCGGTGTAAAGAAAAGAGAGGCTATATTTGCTGCAATTAAAGGTGAATTTGTTAATGTATTAATTACTGACTTAAATACTGGTCAGTGGTTGAATAAAATATAA
- a CDS encoding sugar ABC transporter substrate-binding protein: protein MKKIIILLMAVCLVVVFSLSLLAVGKDIAVLTPYLSSVTTNTMIESFREEAEKEGWEITVYDTKGDFNELANRYEDIIAQGVDAIVMGMGDPNQLKKQIKMANEAGIPVFGGDAGYIDGIQCNVTSNNYILAAQNTSYLLDKINGGKVVKFYHSAHPGVFKREVVFDAIVDSRDDIEVVAEHFVQVPGPIEDARQAMQSILLANPDIDAVWAAWDEPAIGASLAIQQAGLEADIIVFGIDGNSQALEMIKKGSPIKATVKQDFAAMGTILVEQIKRVFAGKEVSDKIIYAPSILVTESNVEQFITD, encoded by the coding sequence ATGAAAAAAATTATTATTTTACTTATGGCTGTTTGTTTAGTAGTAGTTTTTTCTTTGTCATTGCTGGCGGTTGGAAAAGATATTGCGGTTTTAACACCATATCTGTCATCTGTTACAACTAATACGATGATTGAATCTTTTAGAGAAGAAGCTGAAAAAGAGGGATGGGAAATTACTGTCTATGATACTAAAGGTGACTTTAATGAGTTAGCCAACCGTTATGAAGATATTATAGCACAGGGTGTTGATGCAATAGTAATGGGCATGGGCGACCCCAATCAATTAAAAAAACAGATAAAAATGGCCAATGAGGCTGGTATTCCAGTATTTGGTGGAGATGCTGGTTATATAGATGGTATCCAATGTAATGTAACCTCAAATAATTATATACTGGCTGCTCAAAACACATCATATCTTTTAGATAAAATTAATGGTGGTAAGGTTGTAAAATTTTATCACTCGGCCCATCCTGGTGTCTTTAAAAGGGAGGTTGTTTTTGATGCTATAGTAGACTCAAGGGATGATATTGAGGTTGTGGCTGAACATTTTGTTCAGGTTCCTGGCCCGATTGAAGATGCCCGTCAGGCTATGCAGTCAATACTATTGGCTAACCCGGATATTGATGCGGTCTGGGCTGCCTGGGATGAGCCGGCTATCGGGGCTTCTCTAGCAATACAGCAGGCTGGTCTTGAAGCTGACATCATAGTCTTTGGTATTGACGGTAATTCACAGGCACTGGAAATGATCAAGAAAGGTTCCCCAATTAAGGCTACTGTTAAACAGGACTTTGCCGCTATGGGTACAATTCTTGTCGAACAGATAAAGAGGGTATTTGCTGGGAAGGAAGTTTCGGATAAGATAATCTATGCACCGAGTATTCTTGTTACAGAAAGTAATGTAGAGCAATTTATAACAGATTAA
- a CDS encoding sugar ABC transporter ATP-binding protein, giving the protein MKKINKSFPGVKALENVDLSLESGQIRALVGENGAGKSTLIKILAGIYQADSGEIYLEGSRVSIKEPEQAKELGLAFIHQDVNLIPYFNVIENIWLGYKYPKKCIFFSKNKMEEKVKGLADNLNFELDLYSPVKRLSTADKWLVAILKAFMMKARILVLDEPTAALTDKEIKELFINLKKIKDRGMGIIYISHRLEEIFEIADSITVLKNGVNAADRLIDEIDKDGLISLMTGKESLTRFPEKEAIEERKGLEILKIKNLNGDGFNDINFSLYQGEVLGFFGLVGAGRTELMEAICGLNYINDGEIILENNLLEAKNPYEVINKGIVLIPEDRREEGLVLNMSVLENFSLPNLPLMLKSKILKNIDKAREKDIAQKYVNELQVKTPSLGQRIKFLSGGNQQKVVIGKWLIRDNSVIIFDEPTVGIDVGARTEVYNLINNLTKESGIIVVSSDLPEIVGICDRVAVMANGQITGILAGEDISEAKILNLSYQGV; this is encoded by the coding sequence ATGAAAAAAATTAATAAATCTTTCCCTGGAGTAAAGGCCCTGGAAAATGTAGATTTAAGCCTTGAAAGTGGGCAAATCAGGGCATTGGTAGGAGAAAATGGGGCTGGAAAATCTACCCTCATTAAAATTTTGGCAGGTATCTATCAAGCAGATAGTGGTGAAATATATCTAGAAGGTAGCAGAGTATCTATTAAGGAACCGGAACAGGCTAAAGAATTAGGCTTGGCCTTCATCCATCAGGATGTTAATTTAATACCTTATTTTAATGTCATTGAAAATATCTGGCTTGGTTATAAATACCCTAAAAAATGCATCTTTTTTTCCAAAAATAAAATGGAAGAAAAAGTGAAAGGGCTAGCAGATAATTTAAATTTTGAACTTGATCTATATTCACCTGTTAAAAGATTATCAACGGCAGATAAATGGTTAGTTGCTATCCTTAAAGCATTTATGATGAAGGCCAGAATACTTGTTCTTGATGAACCCACTGCAGCCCTTACAGATAAGGAAATTAAAGAGCTTTTTATTAATCTAAAAAAAATTAAAGATAGAGGGATGGGGATTATCTATATATCCCATAGATTGGAAGAAATATTTGAAATAGCTGATTCGATTACAGTATTAAAAAATGGAGTCAACGCAGCTGATAGATTGATTGATGAGATAGATAAGGATGGTTTGATTTCTTTGATGACCGGGAAAGAATCTTTGACCAGGTTTCCAGAAAAAGAAGCTATTGAAGAGAGAAAGGGTCTAGAAATACTTAAAATTAAAAATCTTAATGGTGATGGATTTAATGATATAAACTTTAGTTTATATCAAGGGGAAGTGCTTGGTTTTTTTGGTTTGGTAGGGGCAGGTAGAACCGAATTAATGGAAGCAATATGTGGTCTTAATTATATAAATGATGGTGAAATAATATTAGAAAATAATTTGCTGGAAGCTAAAAACCCTTATGAAGTAATAAATAAGGGTATTGTCTTGATACCTGAAGATAGAAGGGAAGAAGGACTGGTTTTAAATATGAGTGTTTTAGAGAATTTTTCGCTGCCAAATCTGCCTTTGATGCTTAAATCAAAGATACTAAAAAACATTGATAAGGCCAGAGAAAAGGACATTGCTCAAAAATATGTTAATGAACTACAGGTAAAGACACCATCTTTAGGACAAAGAATAAAGTTTTTAAGTGGTGGAAATCAACAGAAAGTAGTAATAGGTAAATGGTTAATAAGAGATAATTCTGTTATTATTTTTGATGAACCAACTGTAGGAATTGATGTAGGTGCCAGGACTGAGGTATATAATCTTATAAATAATCTTACTAAAGAAAGTGGGATAATTGTAGTTTCCTCTGACCTACCAGAAATAGTGGGGATTTGTGACCGGGTTGCGGTTATGGCTAATGGTCAAATTACTGGTATTTTAGCAGGTGAAGATATTAGTGAAGCGAAAATATTAAATCTTAGTTATCAGGGGGTTTAG
- a CDS encoding ABC transporter permease → MKSILKRYGTLIGLILIFIVFTILRPSVFPTLRNLVNILEQISLLSIIAMGATVIMVIGEFDLSLANISSFAGIISAGLLVAGLPIYLVIPVVLILGFVFGLVNGLLVSKLNILSFITTLSTGTFLAGITFWYSGGTIIFSGIPDDFLIWGQGELFGLPIPAIIMIVIFIIFWYIFNQTMLGRNLYAIGGNEKAAKYSGIKIERDKTIAFGLAGLLAAMTGIILTSKLGSAHPTAGGGYLLKSYATVFLGMTLFKEGEPNIPGTLVGVLIMGVLANGLTILSVPNYFQDMLTGAIIVSALVFQGMKVQNR, encoded by the coding sequence ATGAAGAGTATTTTGAAAAGGTATGGCACACTAATTGGCCTGATTCTTATCTTCATTGTATTTACAATCTTAAGGCCTAGTGTATTTCCTACTTTACGAAATTTAGTAAATATATTAGAACAGATTTCTCTGCTTTCTATAATTGCTATGGGTGCTACTGTCATTATGGTAATTGGTGAATTTGATTTATCTTTAGCAAATATAAGCAGTTTTGCAGGTATAATTTCGGCAGGTTTACTGGTAGCTGGTTTACCAATATATCTGGTAATACCGGTAGTGCTTATTTTAGGTTTTGTATTTGGTCTAGTAAATGGTCTCTTGGTATCAAAACTTAATATATTATCCTTTATTACTACCCTGTCAACGGGGACTTTTCTCGCTGGGATTACTTTCTGGTATTCAGGAGGGACGATTATTTTTTCAGGAATACCAGATGATTTTCTAATATGGGGTCAGGGAGAGTTATTTGGATTACCTATACCAGCAATTATTATGATCGTGATATTTATTATTTTCTGGTATATTTTTAATCAGACGATGTTAGGGAGGAATTTATATGCAATAGGGGGTAATGAAAAAGCGGCTAAGTATTCAGGTATTAAAATAGAGAGAGATAAGACAATTGCCTTTGGATTGGCTGGACTACTGGCTGCTATGACAGGGATTATCTTGACTTCAAAACTAGGTTCAGCACATCCGACAGCTGGTGGTGGATATCTATTAAAATCCTATGCAACTGTTTTTCTGGGTATGACACTCTTTAAGGAAGGGGAGCCCAATATCCCAGGTACTCTGGTAGGGGTTTTAATAATGGGGGTACTGGCCAATGGATTAACAATTTTGAGTGTACCCAACTATTTTCAGGATATGTTGACAGGGGCTATTATAGTTTCAGCTTTAGTATTTCAGGGAATGAAGGTGCAGAACAGATAA